The Narcine bancroftii isolate sNarBan1 chromosome 11, sNarBan1.hap1, whole genome shotgun sequence genome has a window encoding:
- the LOC138745568 gene encoding hemagglutinin/amebocyte aggregation factor-like isoform X1, whose translation MKPHELSLVCQQNNCDLVLYAGNHWVNEYDEKLLYTCPSFESIVSISSRHNNYHEDRQWDFQCQRSFEELPTCMWTNYANDFDKEFTFTCPFDSVISGVESYHHNYYEDRRWKFYCCRVNNTCNKLCSWTNYVNAFDQYFSWQVPESSYLVGVSSYHNNYHEDRRWKYQHCEQQTC comes from the exons ATGAAACCACATGAATTGTCCTTGGTTTGTCAACAAAACAACTGTGATTTAGTCCTCTATGCAG GAAATCACTGGGTGAATGAGTATGATGAAAAACTGCTTTATACCTGTCCCTCGTTTGAATCTATTGTTTCAATTTCAAG TCGGCATAACAATTACCACGAGGACCGTCAATGGGATTTCCAATGTCAGAGATCATTCGAAGAGCTGCCAACTTGTATGTGGACCAATTATGCAAATGACTTTGATAAAGAGTTCACGTTCACCTGCCCATTTGACTCCGTTATTAGTGGTGTAGAATCTTACCACCATAACTATTATGAGGATAGAAG ATGGAAATTTTACTGCTGCCGCGTTAACAATACTTGCAACAAACTCTGTTCCTGGACAAATTATGTCAATGCTTTTGACCAGTACTTCAGCTGGCAAGTTCCTGAATCCAGTTACCTTGTGGGTGTTTCCAGCTATCATAATAATTATCACGA GGACCGTCGATGGAAGTACCAACATTGTGAACAACAGACATGTTGA